The Helianthus annuus cultivar XRQ/B chromosome 15, HanXRQr2.0-SUNRISE, whole genome shotgun sequence genomic sequence taagcgcgaacacaacagctcccagctctaaatcgtgcgtcgtgtagttccgttcgtgaaccttgagttgacgagaagcgtaggcaataaccttatcccgctgcatcaatacacacccaagaccctggatggatgcatcacaatatactacgaaatcgtctgtgccctctggcaaagagaggataggtgcactgcaaagtctatccttcaagtgctggaaagcagtctcctggggctctccccagcgataggtgacacccttctgtgtcagtagcgtaagcggctgagcaatctttgaaaagtctttaataaaccgtcggtagtaacccgccaaacctaagaattggcgtatttccgttggcgtacgtggtgcaggccagttcctgatcgagtctaccttggatggatcgacatggatcccatccttgttcactacgtggcctaagaagtggacttcacgaagccagaagtcgcatttcgaaaacttagcgtacagctgttccttccaaaggagttccaaaataaggcgtaggtgctgctcgtgttcctcctgactcttagagtagatcaggatgtcctcgatgaaaacaatgacaaacttgtcaagatagggtttgcacaccctgttcataaggtccataaatacggcaggtgcgttcgttaacccgaacggcatgacaagaaactcgtagtggccataacgagttctgaatgcggttttggagacgtcctcatcccggactctcagctgatgatagcctgacctcaagtctatcttggagtaataacacgacccttgcaactggtcgaataagtcgtctatgcgtggaagaggataacggttcttcaccgttaccttgttcagttcccagtagtctatgcacatcctgaacgtaccgtctttctttttcacgaataatactggagctccccaaggcgaagagcttggacgaatgaagcccttttccaagagctcttgtagctgctttgacaattcttccaattctgatggggctagacgatatggtgcgcgggctatgggtgctgctcctggagctaactcaatctggaactcgacttggcgatgaggcggtaaaccgggtaaatcttcaggaaatacctgagggtagtcgcgtacaactggaatatcctccagtttcttttccttcactgatgcatccgaaacgagtgccaagattgcggtgtgacccttccgcagacacttctgagccttcaagaaagagatgatgccaaccacagcaccactcttgtcgccttggacttcgagaggttcttgaccagaacgtggaatacgaataatcttctcactacataagatctctgcctgatgttgggataaccaatccatccctatgacgatatcgaaacttcccaagactatgggaataaggtcgatggagaaaacttgaccggctaggacaatactacaacccttgactatccgcgtggcttctaaactcttaccattagctagttctacgacgtgtttggcgtttagaggtgttgatgtacgttttaacaatttactggctttcacagaaatataacttgtatccgcacccgaatcaaataaaacagtaacataaatatcgtcaaggagaaacttacccataaccacattgggatcgttcattgcgtctcctcgccccagcacgaaagctcaaccccttgcctcgttgccattgttgttgttgtttcccccgttgttgttgttcccattgccctgattattgttgttgcgattctgtttcaactgaggacaatcgcgtttgaaatgaccttcagccccacactggaaacatccccggtttccacgctgtggctgctgctgctgttgtgggttctgtggagctgtttgttgcggttgctggttctgatttgcaggccgtgggctcctacagtctttggcctcgtgacccatcttgagacatctttgacaacgacccttgttgcactggccgctgtgatgtctgttgcagttgtgacacttggggtgaaacccttgataccttctctgtctatgaccaccagaggtttgctgactaggactctggtagtggtcagtcttctgttgctgagcttgagactgaactgttgctgaacctttgctagaatccccatcccactttcttttgttgtcactgggcgtagtgggagtagcggctgaagtggtagcactgatgcgtttgggcaacttgttctgatccaccgcctgatccgtgaggcgatgagcaagacgctggatgtcttggatattgtcaaggttagccgatgtaacatggctctgaatttctgaggctagacccatgaggtacaactcgatgcgcttgatcggagggtctaccatggttgggcacaaaatagccagttcgttcgatcgcttcgtgtaagcttctatctctgaccccgtcatcttcaagtgataaaactcattctccaacttgtgaatatcatcccttgtgcagtactcacgtttgataagttctttgaaatcattccagggggtggcgttagcagctgccaaccctaagatctgaacttgggcgttccaccaagttagtgctattccttctagcgtgccagtggcgtacttcaccctacgagcctcagggcattcacacatttcgaacacagactcgagcttctcaaaccagtggaggagtcccactgccccctctgtgccgctgaaagtacttggacgagagtccatgaagttcttgaaagtgcagacaggttgctgcgctagttgacctattgtgtacgaatagggcaaagtttaaatacaagggctagtttaggagtgtaggatctaaagatcctagtgtgtgctatactgcagggtatactacctgcttgagcagctgcaagtgccgcagcaacttgagcttgaacgagagcctctagctgggcttgagtcatgttaattcgtccagacatgatcttcatagtgaaagtaacgtaagtgagagtggttcgcgagtagggcgatgatagaaaaagtgtaagcacgtaggtgttctcatgtaatagtatcatgtgtatctaagcgtaatgcgaacaaagttctatatagttctagcaagcaggtaataaacataaaccttattacctaggatgtcgagtcttgcacgtggagcgaagcgtcgttgtggatcgttgagagcactgttctggttatagtctggttttaataaaaacgttttcccatattaaaaccaagttctctataaccaatggctctgataccaatctgtcacacccccaaaatcccacacgcggagtaccaccgcttggaggcgtgacatgaccaggatcaagccaccaatcatattgaacatgtaaagtagtaatagttatccatcaatacgaaaggtgtttatcaaaaccatcAAGAGtaaatatagcggaagcattaacgtggaaaacccaacataagtattaacgtatgaaaagtaataagtgtttgttcacgatccaattcccacaacgacctgctcctccttgtgcaagctccttaagtacctaaggtcctgcaaggcatgcagcagagagtcaacaactagttgagtgagttcacagaaagtaagttcaggaATAGTAATTGTATAagtcgtattatgttcgttcattgttcatgtatagtattggtttccatcgcgggccctttcggcatgtatgcgaagatttgggttaatactcccaaatatcctagactatgtatatttgtatcgcggccaccctggcattacttgcgaagATTTAGTTtctatagttcgcagcctccccgaagcatgtgtgcgaagatcagtcataattatcgcagccaacccttggcgtgtgtgcgaagatcagttcaagtaggtatactagtctagccgtatcttgtcatttaccatcctcacctgaggaccatatcattaggttccattaactaagtacgcacgaaataatcatccaatcccattcccaccctgggaaccccatgccttggctgtgtgaactcaccttgggttgctcggcagatacacagtaagtacaggtaagctagtaagtggtcaaccacgtcctatcatggttattatacaagtcaggttcgtatatagcacgtatgttctacacgtattgtacacaaaagcaatcatggcaattcacataCGTATCAGCAGTCCAATAGAAAACAGATAACAATTTCcaagtattcggcccaaacagttgggctggTAACAGTAAAAGTCCAATAGAAAACATAGTccgtctcgagtcgagactatcggtctcgagttgtgctggtgtcgagatctcgagtcgcaacgaatgagatctcgagtcgcaacaggggtgttctcgagttgtcatggtccgatcgagatcacacggtctcgagtcgcaatccggaCCCGCAATCTCGGTCTCgtgttgtgctgtttgtggtctcgagtcgagattgtgaggtctcgactcgcaatctatgtCGAGACGGTGAATGTGTACCAGATTTCCTTAATTTCAGCATCAATCATTCCGTAACATAAGcaacaactttggcagtttcacaaccGATTAATCAACAATTATTCAATCATTCAAACACGTTCATATCACAAAAATCATCATCAATCCAAGAACAGAAATTCAATATCATAAGGGACACACAATCGGATCATATGATTAATAAGTTTAAAGACTATCATGCACCCTACACATCAAAACATCAGTCATCCGAATAGTAACACCCCATAGCCGGTTATCAAGCATACTCACGAATTGATTAGCCTATTACCATATCCGATTTAATCATATAATCTTAACATCATGCAGTCCGATACATAAGAAAACATCAACATACGGTTCAATAGTTTATCATCACATAAACAACCCTAATCGATTTAGTCTAGCACGGATTCATATCATCAATCGACAAGGAAACACTAACAAGATACTAACCGATATGAAAGGGGGTGACAAGAATTAATCCAAACGAGTAATCCTGGTGTCGTCGACTTCAAAGGAGAGAAgagggagctagggttttgtgtgtgtagaGGTAATTGTAACAAATGAAAGAACAAACCCCCAAAGGTGGTTATTTGTTTGCGTAGAGgagaagtgggccggcccatcacggCTGCCCCTTCTGGTCCGATTTCATAAGACACGGCCCCAAGTAggtgggcttgtgcgagtgtgggtgttgtgcggtttgggctcaagtaacatacacacataatgcacataataacataacattcattaagtcaaagtatcacataggcacgtaacgttacatcaaagtacagaGGTCGGcttggaaatacgagttgtcacagctgtatcaatgatcaaacaatgagcaaaaaagtaaaggttgacacgtgatgtacgaggaaagcccttgatcaatctagatcgtcggcataaaacctcgggagctgacaatcgcagctgcctcgttcttcttattgcttcaaactttaggatacagtgcaggatgtggtgcggatcgactaagtgttacaatgtaatttCAATACAAGTGTTTGAGTGTGGTGTTTGCGGTGAGCTAGAGAGTAAAAGTGTTCGAGAGTCTAAGTGTAAGATTgcgtgccttaaactgatccacccccatctatttatagtaaagataatgtaacaaactatcctaaacttctgggatccagcgaatattcccactcgaacgttgaggaccaagtctttcgggttcaacggctCCCTTATAACAaatacgcccgagtcttgaggagaagaagtcctgatgaccgttagtaacttacagccattaacctgcacatgtttaattcactcaaccttaggatatcgcccaggatgttagcaatatccctgtccagtatcctggtcacaaataaacaattaaaagcggaatattagtcaggatatgtatactcagaaaatgacccataacattCATCATTTAGTCACATATTACTAACTAGGTAAATTATTCCTAGTTAGCTTAATGAGTTCGGGAGGTCATTACCCGTTTTTATTTTAAGtctcgttaactcgggccttttataaacTTATTTCCTTAAAAGTATTCATTcatgttttattaaatattaggtttaattatttatttcctaatatttaccgggttacctCTAccgctaacggtactttacccgtcttttaatattaacggggtttgattaccaaacccgttttcggggtgttacaactgagattaaacacaaaaggctagtgtttaattcactcagtgttggctctgataccaacctgtcacacccctaatttccatgtgtcaccggtgggcccggtggggagtatcgtgacgtaattgatatcatcatagtcaaacaacacaatatataaatgcacagcggaagcaaaagatagatttatttcaactgaatagattgaaatgtttaagtatcacaaaacagtcgaaatagatccagaggcagatcaaataaaaaggaaaactgttcaacagactttgacatctaaagcttgcgagacttgagtaatgatgcctggagttgccagcctatttcgtctagtacctgcacttagcctttttggaaaatacgtcagtttacactggtaaatacaacttaactaactcattttgaaaagagtttgaaaattgatttgaatgcacttcgacaaaaatatttttataacttgggacaattattcaaaataatcttgtatacagttttactcatttgtcgtccattagggccggttgcaaggccggacttaagttaactgacacgccacaggtataatgcccacaaggttgattcctttaagtgggataccagtttttttacataatgcatctgtcaggtgtacgcctacaccccgtgattaggtcgtggccatttctttgaatgatgccaaggatatccgggacatggtcatttaacccccaagggccatacaccaaataatacatatcaaacaggttatgtaaatacatcaatcacaatacgatttaaatgactacatacacccgaccaagcggtacttttatagtaccgtatcccaagcccgtataaggaaaataagttaagagtatttacctgagcaaagtataaatcaaatacagcaagtgcacgtagcttttactgggctcctaatctggaatgaaggtttttaataacctattagaatcctaatgggtctttaattaagcttagacttagaccggttagttttcaaaaggaatacacggttcaaacgcatgataaagcgaagaccggtttagaatgtggttttgacccgacaagcttgtatgcttgtttaatatgggtaacttaaacacattctggattttgagacaaaaacgatatggtttgacccgtttcggctaatatatgcaaactagttacatagaccgatCCAAACgtgaaacatgcgtaacgggtaaccataaggggctgtttggtagagGGAATTGAGGGGTGAGAAATGGAATTAGAAAGAATTCTCTTGTTTGTTTGTGAAAGAAAGAGGTGAGAAATGGAAATAAACCATTTCCTTTTCTCTCATTTTGTTTCTCTAAAAAAAGCAGAGAATTGGATTTCTAGGGTTTCATTTCTCAGCCTCACTCTCTCATCACGTTCCATTTCATCACAGCCCTCCTTCTCGTTCCACCACCACCGCCCTCCCTACCGTCCCTCTCCCTCCCTCTCGGCCACCACCACCGCCCTCCCTTCTCTGCTCCGACGATTTTTGGGAGAATTTCAAGCATTTTCCCCAAACTGCTCGATCTTTGCTCGGAACCCTAATCGCCCCATCGTTCGTTTTTTGGGAGAATTTCAAGCATTTTCAGGTACGTCCTTCGATTCCTTTTATCAACTGGTGTaaatttcatgtttttttttttatctctGCTCAACACAAAGTATGCTCGCTGCTACTCTGTTcttgattattgatttgattctttgttcaatctactgctattTGATTTTTTGATTCTATGATTTGATCGAAGATTTGATTATTGgagttatttgcttttcttgaattttcttatttatatttttatgtgtAGATGGCAAGATCACCTTCCAGACAAAGAATAGTTGCCATAGGTGCATTTTATGTCAGTTATGTTACGATTCGTTGGTGGATGTTGTGTACTTATCATTTGCGTCGGTCGATTGAGTCAATGAGTTTACGTACAAAATATTTAATGAGTTATCATAATAGGCGTGAAAACCTGGTGAGGATGGTTTATCAAAGTGATGTTACGAGTGTTGTTAACATAAGAATGAATATACATGCATTTACAACACTTTGTGATATGCTAGAAACTAGAGGGGGACTAAAGGATAGTAAAAACATGCTAGTGGATGAGCAAGTTGCTATGTTTTTACATACCCTTGCTCATAATGCAAAGAATAGGATACTAGTCAACAGATTTAATCGGTCCGGGGAAACTGTAAGTCGGTATTTCAAGTTAGTCTTAAATGCTATATGTCGATTACACAAAGCAGCTCATTTGATTGGTAAAGATGTGGATCTAGGACGTTCTTTTCTTGCGTTGACAATAGAAGAGAAAATTGAGATGGTCGAGTTGTATACCGATGGTTCAATGGGATAGTTGTGTATGGTTGAAGTAATTTTTTTTGTTTCACCGTGGTTGTTGAAGTACCTTTTTTGGTTTCAGCATGGTTGAAGTACTTTTACTAGTAACTATGGTTGATGTTTTTTTGCTTAAAAACTATGTTTTGTATGTGAATTGGTTTTATCAATGCATATTTTGGTTGGAATTTATGCATCTTTgtatatgttttttattttttaataaatatttgtTATGAAAAAAAGACTTGTGCTAATGATAAAGTTGATATAATTCTCTGTTTATTTCCTATGTACCAAACAAGAGAAATGATTCTCAGCTATATTTCTCTACTGTCATCTCTGTACTACCAAACAGAACAGTCAATTCTCATTCTCCAGACCAATTCCCTTTCTCTGCAATTCCATTTCTCTATTCCATTTCTCTACAATTCCATTCTCtgtaccaaacagcccctaagagtcatgaacatgttccacaagttaatatgcttcaaatatgttgtgacatcagtaggatgtcttctatgatgcccaaaatgattttaaactcaaattacgcctcgaaagggtattttggtcatttaaaaggttataaagagtttaaatataattctgagtttcgggtctgatgtaattagtaaaaaaatacttaatttactaagttatataagtagggtataacttatacgtgaaatttatcacttaaaaccaaacta encodes the following:
- the LOC110909614 gene encoding uncharacterized protein LOC110909614; translated protein: MEINHFLFSHFVSLKKAENWISRVSFLSLTLSSRSISSQPSFSFHHHRPPYRPSPSLSATTTALPSLLRRFLGEFQAFSPNCSIFARNPNRPIVRFLGEFQAFSDGKITFQTKNSCHRCILCQLCYDSLVDVVYLSFASVD